The Chiloscyllium plagiosum isolate BGI_BamShark_2017 chromosome 42, ASM401019v2, whole genome shotgun sequence genome contains a region encoding:
- the vdac3 gene encoding voltage-dependent anion-selective channel protein 3 isoform X2: MSVPPSYADLGKSSRDLFTKGYGFGLVKLELKTKSSSGVMEFTTSGSSNTDTGKATGSLETKYKLKEYGLTFTEKWNTDNVLSSEITIEDQLAKGLKLTFDTTFVPNTGKKSGKLKTAYKRDYVNLGCDIDFDFAGPTIHSMAVLGYEGWFIGHQMAFDTAKSKLAQNNFSLGHKAGDFQLHTHVNDGAEFGGSIYQKLNDKVETAVNLAWTAGSNNTRFGIAAKYQIDSDTFVSAKVNNSSLIGLGYTHTLRPGVKLTLSGLIDGKNFHAGGHKVGMGFELEA; the protein is encoded by the exons GGTTTGGTTTGGTGAAGCTGGAACTCAAGACCAAATCATCGAGTGGAGTG ATG gagtttaccacctctggctcttcaaaTACTGACACGGGCAAAGCCACAGGCAGTCTGGAAACCAAATACAAGCTAAAAGAGTACGGACTAACCTTCACTGAAAAATGGAATACTGATAATGTTTTATCCAGTGAAATAACCATCGAAGATCAG CTTGCTAAAGGACTAAAGCTGACTTTTGACACGACATTTGTACCAAATACAGG TAAGAAGAGTGGAAAGCTGAAGACTGCCTACAAACGAGACTACGTGAACCTGGGCTGTGATATTGATTTTGACTTTGCTGGCCCCACCATCCACAGCATGGCTGTGTTGGGCTATGAGGGCTGGTTTATTGGGCACCAGATGGCCTTTgacactgccaaatccaagctgGCACAGAACAACTTCTCTCTGGGCCATAAAGCAGGGGACTTCCAATTGCATACCCATGT TAATGATGGTGCTGAGTTTGGTGGCTCAATTTACCAGAAATTGAATGACAAAGTGGAAACTGCTGTGAACCTCGCTTGGACTGCTGGTAGTAACAATACTCGTTTTGGGATTGCTGCCAAGTACCAAATTGACAGTGACACCTTTGTATCA GCGAAGGTGAACAACTCCAGCCTGATTGGATTGGGATACACTCATACTCTTAGACCAG GTGTGAAGTTGACGCTGTCTGGACTGATTGACGGGAAGAATTTCCATGCTGGGGGGCACAAGGTTGGCATGGGCTTTGAGCTCGAAGCTTAG
- the vdac3 gene encoding voltage-dependent anion-selective channel protein 3 isoform X3, which yields MSVPPSYADLGKSSRDLFTKGYGFGLVKLELKTKSSSGVEFTTSGSSNTDTGKATGSLETKYKLKEYGLTFTEKWNTDNVLSSEITIEDQLAKGLKLTFDTTFVPNTGKKSGKLKTAYKRDYVNLGCDIDFDFAGPTIHSMAVLGYEGWFIGHQMAFDTAKSKLAQNNFSLGHKAGDFQLHTHVNDGAEFGGSIYQKLNDKVETAVNLAWTAGSNNTRFGIAAKYQIDSDTFVSAKVNNSSLIGLGYTHTLRPGVKLTLSGLIDGKNFHAGGHKVGMGFELEA from the exons GGTTTGGTTTGGTGAAGCTGGAACTCAAGACCAAATCATCGAGTGGAGTG gagtttaccacctctggctcttcaaaTACTGACACGGGCAAAGCCACAGGCAGTCTGGAAACCAAATACAAGCTAAAAGAGTACGGACTAACCTTCACTGAAAAATGGAATACTGATAATGTTTTATCCAGTGAAATAACCATCGAAGATCAG CTTGCTAAAGGACTAAAGCTGACTTTTGACACGACATTTGTACCAAATACAGG TAAGAAGAGTGGAAAGCTGAAGACTGCCTACAAACGAGACTACGTGAACCTGGGCTGTGATATTGATTTTGACTTTGCTGGCCCCACCATCCACAGCATGGCTGTGTTGGGCTATGAGGGCTGGTTTATTGGGCACCAGATGGCCTTTgacactgccaaatccaagctgGCACAGAACAACTTCTCTCTGGGCCATAAAGCAGGGGACTTCCAATTGCATACCCATGT TAATGATGGTGCTGAGTTTGGTGGCTCAATTTACCAGAAATTGAATGACAAAGTGGAAACTGCTGTGAACCTCGCTTGGACTGCTGGTAGTAACAATACTCGTTTTGGGATTGCTGCCAAGTACCAAATTGACAGTGACACCTTTGTATCA GCGAAGGTGAACAACTCCAGCCTGATTGGATTGGGATACACTCATACTCTTAGACCAG GTGTGAAGTTGACGCTGTCTGGACTGATTGACGGGAAGAATTTCCATGCTGGGGGGCACAAGGTTGGCATGGGCTTTGAGCTCGAAGCTTAG
- the vdac3 gene encoding voltage-dependent anion-selective channel protein 3 isoform X4 has protein sequence MQTWGNPVGISSRKDMEFTTSGSSNTDTGKATGSLETKYKLKEYGLTFTEKWNTDNVLSSEITIEDQLAKGLKLTFDTTFVPNTGKKSGKLKTAYKRDYVNLGCDIDFDFAGPTIHSMAVLGYEGWFIGHQMAFDTAKSKLAQNNFSLGHKAGDFQLHTHVNDGAEFGGSIYQKLNDKVETAVNLAWTAGSNNTRFGIAAKYQIDSDTFVSAKVNNSSLIGLGYTHTLRPGVKLTLSGLIDGKNFHAGGHKVGMGFELEA, from the exons gagtttaccacctctggctcttcaaaTACTGACACGGGCAAAGCCACAGGCAGTCTGGAAACCAAATACAAGCTAAAAGAGTACGGACTAACCTTCACTGAAAAATGGAATACTGATAATGTTTTATCCAGTGAAATAACCATCGAAGATCAG CTTGCTAAAGGACTAAAGCTGACTTTTGACACGACATTTGTACCAAATACAGG TAAGAAGAGTGGAAAGCTGAAGACTGCCTACAAACGAGACTACGTGAACCTGGGCTGTGATATTGATTTTGACTTTGCTGGCCCCACCATCCACAGCATGGCTGTGTTGGGCTATGAGGGCTGGTTTATTGGGCACCAGATGGCCTTTgacactgccaaatccaagctgGCACAGAACAACTTCTCTCTGGGCCATAAAGCAGGGGACTTCCAATTGCATACCCATGT TAATGATGGTGCTGAGTTTGGTGGCTCAATTTACCAGAAATTGAATGACAAAGTGGAAACTGCTGTGAACCTCGCTTGGACTGCTGGTAGTAACAATACTCGTTTTGGGATTGCTGCCAAGTACCAAATTGACAGTGACACCTTTGTATCA GCGAAGGTGAACAACTCCAGCCTGATTGGATTGGGATACACTCATACTCTTAGACCAG GTGTGAAGTTGACGCTGTCTGGACTGATTGACGGGAAGAATTTCCATGCTGGGGGGCACAAGGTTGGCATGGGCTTTGAGCTCGAAGCTTAG